The sequence ttACTcgatctctctgtgtctcaattcCCCCATCTGTCCACAGGGGATAGTAATTGCAGCCCACTTCATGAaacagttgtgaggattaaattaatttttccaagTGCTTAGTATGTGGCCCATATATTTGATGCTAAAGCAAAAATGTCATCAGCACAGAGGTGAAACTACCCAAAAGTCAGCACTTTCTGATCTCGCAGGATATGGCACTCAAGAATCATTAGCAACCATGTGCtgtctactatgtgcctggtATAATTACACAACGGAGACCTCTGGGTTCTGAGGACCACAGACCAAACTGGAAAGTGTGTTCCCATCTGCACGCATGCTCAGTTGTACCCGACACAGTTACGGAGAGAAACTCAAATAGCACATGCGGAGACACACGTGTGCTGGGCTGGGTCAGGCTGCACACCCAGACAGAAGCACACAGGTACGCCCCACActtcctcctgcttctttttcaaaactttccaaattttcccCAATGTGCTTGCTGTACTTTCAAACTCAGGAAAAATACGCTTAAAAATCCCTGCACAGTAGCTATTATTTACCCCATTCCAcatataagaaaatgaatatcCATAGAGATGAGCTGACTTGTGTCTCAGAGCTAAGAAATGGCAAAGCCAAGATGTGAACGCAAATCTCTACGAAGCCCCCATCAAAATCATGCCAACATTTTCCAAATTTcggttctttttttcttcatctagaTACCATCTTTGTGAATGTTTTCCTGTGTCCCAACATTTGTATTCTTATtagctaaatatttttctttaaattctcttacttttttttttttttactgaaatacaTGTATTTTCTAGAAGAATCTTTAAGTCATGACCACAAATGGCAAACCAGTATCACTCGCTATGGACAGAACACGACCATACAGTGAGTGTAAGATAAACTAACAAGGGCTATGAAATGTTAGTCAGACACTGTGAACTGCGAAAGCCTCTGGAACAgccttctgtttgctttttactgCAAAGGAGATTCCAAAAGACAGAGAGGTGTGAATATCTGATTAGCATTCAACTGCAGATGTCCGTTTATGTGACCAGGCGTGTCCTAAGAGAACTGAAACGGGAGCAGGTCACTGTCTCTAAGGGACGCTTTCTCTGACTACATTTGCAGTTTGCAAGTGCCCATCTCCCttccctgctttctttcttctgtggcCTCTTTACCACTAACATACTGTGTGTTATCATGGCATGGTTCATAGTCACCGAATGTGTCTTAGTGAAAAGCAGCACACCTGTGTCCTCCCAGTGTCACCTGGCTCTTGGTTAACCACGCTCATGCCTCACTCCTCCGTGCCAGCTACCAGGCTGCCTGCCACCCCGGGCTCATCTTCCCACCGGGTTTCTTACCATTTTCTAAGTCATGGACCTCCTCGGCCCTCTGGTGAAGCCTGTGCATCCCTCCCTcctcaaaaataatgtttttaatgcgtaaaataaaaatatttaaaagattattaaaaaCCAATTAAATTGAAGCACAATTCTCAAAATACTAAAGCATTTGATATATGATAatatacttgcatatatattatatataagcacacatttgcaaatatatatacatatttgataATGCATTACAAAGGTCTAGCGGAAATTCTAGTTCTACAGTATCAGAAAATTACTGATGAGCACAAATGGTTTCACGTGTGCTGCTAATACTTTGCGGTTTGTTGCCTACATTCATAGTGGATAGCAATATTACACTTCAGCTGGAGactaatgaatataaatatgtacCTTTTCCCCATCCAAGTCCAAAGACACTCCCTGAATTTCACCCACGAGCCCCCATGTAGAAACCTTGCCTCACCTGTCCTGGATGATGAAGTACTTCAGGGGGTCTGTGGCATTACTGCTGGGCGTGGCATAGCAGTTGGTCATCAACAGAGCAAAGCGGGACAGGTCGCCCCCATCCAGCATGGTGCCCACGTAGAGAAAGGCCTCGGTGGACAGCACCACCGAGGAGCCTTCGTAGGGATGCGTGTAGGCAGGGTTCTGGAAAAGCGCCATCCGTACGGTGAACGTGCCCGTCCCGCCCACACCGATGTTCAGGGAGCTgcagggggagaggggctggTGAGAGGACCAGGCTGAGCACATCCGCAGAAGGGCCGCCCTGTCTGGTCTGCAGTCCTGGGCAGTCCCTGCAGTTCTTTGCGTTTCTATCCAATGGTAGGACTGCAGCCCAGCACCTGTTGCTTTGCAAACTGcaatgcaggttctgattcagtaggtgggGCTCAAGgttgtgcatttctaacaagctccccaggAGACGCTGATGCTACTGATCCACAGACCAGATCTTGAGTGACAAGCCCAGTCGCTCACATGGGAGCCCTTGCTGCCTCTGCAGCCTTCAAGATTGAACAAATTTCTGGAAGAATCACCTAGATTCCTTCTTTGGTCTCAACCCAGAATGAGTTAAAAGGGATGAGCTATTATGAGTCCTACAGACCTGAGTCCCAGCTCCATCATGATGTCCTAACACTTAATCAGAAGATCGGCTTTCATAAATGAGTTCTTTTAAACCACGTTGAAAACAGCCCTGTGATGTGGACTTCACTGGACAATCCCACAAAAGACATTGTAAGACTGATGCTGCATGAGATAAGGTACATGACAAATAGTAATATGGAagtccattttacaggtgagaactGGGTGATCGGTTTGGACTGGGGCAAGATTTCCAAGTCAAAACAAGAGACATCTGTGCACACGTGTGGCTCCCTGGAGCTTACCAGGCCTGGGACATGGCCACATTGCTCCAGGGCACTGCCTGGGCGGGTGATGCTCCAGCCGAGGCCTGCAGTGAGCAACCTTCTTCCTCCAGCTCAGCCATGCACCTGCATTGGTGCGCAGTGCCCTTTCCTGAGTCTGGCTGGTCTAGAGAGCACATTACCATGGGCAAGCTTCAAAGTGAAGGTCATGGTGGAAGGGACGCTCTGGGCCTGATGTTTGAATCCAGCTCTACTACTTACTAGACTTTGCAATTTCAGGCAAGTTACTcaaacttccctgagcctcaatttctgcATCACTgtaatgggaataaaaataataacaacaacaataataatattaatatctaCATCTCCTAGGGCTACTGTAGATTTCAATGAGATGTTCCATGTAGAGCACTTAACACAATGCCCGACATAGTAAGCTCTCGATAAATGCTAGCTACTATTACAACTATTATTTTTTCCAGCATCAGCATCACATTGGCCTGTGATTCATTCTATTCAAagacttttgattttatttagcaacaggagcctttttaaaaaataataataaaacctcatgTGGCACCCAGTATGGCTGGAACATCTCTGATTCACCCCGGAGCCACTCTCCAAGGTACTTCCAAGGAACATAATTTGTAAACCCCTCTTTAATCAAATTCCTTCAATTtatggagaaggaaggaaactgagATCCAAATCTGGAATATGATTTGTCTGGAGTCTCATAGCAGAGCTGGACTGTTTCCCCCTGGTCCAACCACCCTGCTCCTCTGAAAAGCTAGAAGCTCTAATATTTATTCTGATCTGCAGAGCACTGCTGTCCTCCTCAGAAAGGCAGTACAAATATTACtaagcccatttcacagatgagaagccTGACACCCAGAGAGGGGCTACCAACTTCGCAAAGCTGTGACCGAGCTTGAATTTGAATCTGGGCTCCAGGATTCCTAACTGGGCTCCTCCACTGGGCaaccctgcctccctgcccccacactgCACTCCCTGTGGATGGCAGTTGACAGGAAAGCCGAGGGCCTCGTGATTAAGGGGTCGTGGAGTTTAGCCGTCCAGGGGTACTGGCGACCCTCTCTGGCCGCACCTGACCATCGGCTCCAGAGACGTCTTCAGGCTGACTTTCATGTCCAAGGGGTAGGAGCACGCAAAGTTGATTTTGATGTTGAGGTCACGGATGATGATCTCATCTGCCAGGTAAAGGGTGTTGCTGTAGGTGGCGTgggtttcattcctctgcattgGAGAGAGGAAGCGGGAGAAAGGGGCATGAGCATCTGAGTAGGACTTTAAAGCTAAAGCAGGTGCAGGCCCACCTCCCAGTCTCCAGGATAAAAAATTACAATAGCAGCAACCATTCGTGAGCACATGTCCCGTGCCAGGCCCTGAGCTAAATTCTCTTCTCGCATCACTGCAGTAGCCCCTCAATGACCCTGTGAGGCAGGGCTGCCAAGTCCCTGCTTTGTGGATGATGAGACAGACGTTCATAGTGACTGGGTGACAGAGTAGCTGCCACAGTGCGTGGGCTCTAACAAGCCTGGGCCCTTTCCATCACCCCAAGCCTCCTCTCTCAAGGACTGAAACCCATAGGCCAAGTCGTCACTAACAGAACTGCAAATGCTGTCCTTGGCAAATGACAACTGattaatttccttcttcctttcttttgttttctttcctttttctttctggggatgagagaggcaggaggaggtgaCGCTTCGCTCACACCGACATCTCCCTCTGGTCCCATCCAAAGAGGCCTCTGCGGTGAGGCCCTGCTCCTCTGAGCGCCAGTGATACAGGCCCTGCCTCCAGGACCCCAGAGACAAGCAGACCTGCCCTGAACCCAGCGCCGATGCACCTCCAGGCTGGGAACAGTCACTGCCGTCTGAGCCCTACTTCCCCTCTGTAAGACGGGGACTGTCACCATGAATTGTCCTCTTTATTtgaagcaaacatttattaagcacttactgtgtgccactTGCTGTCCTAATCACTCAGActcattaacttatttaatcttctcaacatcCCTATGGAATAGGTACTACTATtcctccattttacagttgaggaaactgaggcacagccagGCCTAATAACACACCCAAGCTCATacaactagtaagtggtggagctgggcttAACCAGACAGTGCCCCAACTCTGTCCCCCACTGGCCAGGACGTACCGTCATCACTGTCCCACAGGGGCCATCCTGGGTTGGTGTCACCACAGATACCCAGTCCCGGTCACCCTTCTCCTTGAAGCCTGAGCACTGGCTGTCACGCAGGTACATGAAGACCTTCTGGAAGCCCAGGCTCTTCAGCTGGCACATGCCCAGGGACACCTTGATGTCGTTGGCCCCACACTCCAGCCTGCGCTCCAGGAGGGAGACATCTGAAACAGCCAGGAAGGGCAGGATTGGGGCCTGTGTCTGTAGCTCTGGGACCCAGCACGTCCCCAGGGGCCAGGCCAAGCTGACTGGGCTGGTCACCAGCTGCAGGTGCTCACAGCAGCCTTGGGCTGTTCACGCTCCCCTCTCTGAGTGATGGGGACACAAGACTGGATTCTGAGCATCACTAGTTGCATCGGTGGCCAACTGTCCAGCTTCATGGTCCCCTAAGTGTGGGTTGCATACAAAATGCGGGATGGTTTTAGGGCCTTTTGCTGTCCCAGCATTAAATAACATTGAGTCCCAGTTAAAAAAGAAGACGTTAATTGCggtttttttctgtcctttctacATCAAGGAGACAGTCCCAGCTTGCTGCTAATGTCTTTACTGCCATACACTCTCCAACTTCCCTCTTAAACAGAGGACAAGAGGGCAGGCCTCAGGCTCAGCAGGTAGCAACATCCAgctaggattttttaaaaactttttttaaaaattgaagtatttcttattttagtattcactcttaaaaattgttttattgaaGAATCACACAGTTGCTGGAATTTAATAGctttcttttcattgtatttatttttacagttaacCTTCTACCTAAGGTAAGTGTTACTTGCTACAGACAGCCACAGTAGTGACCATCAATGTCCCAAATTTACTTAAAAGAAGAAGGAATTTGGCCAATTTGAAGAAAAACACTATAGGTAGTACAAggataaagcaaaaatataaaattggcaCTTTGTCGTGACTGAAATCACGACAGAAGTCTGAAAAGTACTCGCCACAATTGTAcatatgtggaaactgaggctcagagagggccaGTGCCTTGCACAGCGTCCTAAGCTGTTTTGGTGTCCTGGCACTGCAGGAACCGGGCTCAGGTAGCCTCTGGCCACCAGGTGGCAGCAGCCCGCGTGCCCCTGGGCGAAGCCGGGGTCTCAGAAAGAAGGCTGGGCGCCAGGAGGTCCCCCAAGCTCTGGGAGCTTTGGAGTCAACTAAGGGGAGACTCTTGGAGCCCCAGAGAGAGTCCTGCCACTTAATGGGCGTTAGTGGACCTCCCTTTTCGCTCAGACTGCCTGTGTATTCCCTGGTCCGACCCGCACGGCCCGCCTCACCCTAGGGCTGTGTCCCTCCCCAGCCGCTGACAGGTTTCCCAACCACCCGTCCTCCCCCGCCTCACCGGTAATGTTGATGTCCTGTCTGCAGTGGCAATGCCATCTGCCGTCATCCGCTTCGCAGTACTTGTCTGTGCCGCACTCCTCACACGTCCCCTCCACGGAGCTGGGGTCTGCGGGGCCACAGGGACAGACGATCAACAAGGACGCGCCCCCGCCCCCCGCGGTGCCCGTCCAGTCCCGGGGCGGGGGCGGCGCCCGACTCACCCGTGCAGTAGGCCAGGTGGCACTCGGGGGCCGGCGTCAGGTTGTAGACGAAGTAGCCGCCGGGGCAGGCCTTCACCTGCACGGGCACGTCCCAGCGGCAGCAGTGGCCGCTCCAGTGCGCGCAGGCCGTGCGGCTGACGATGCCCTCGGCGCTGGACGGGTGCGAGCCGTTGAGCCACAGCGGCGCCGCCGTGTTGCAGCGCTGGACGGGCACGCAGCTCTCGGCCAGGCGCGTGCCGCCCGGGCCCACGAAGCGGTGCCAGCCGCGCAGGTTGGTGTCGCAGGCGTAGCCCGCGCCGTAGTCGGCGCTGCGCCAGTACTCGTCCAGGGTGCGGTGCGCCCAGCACGGGTCCGCGCACACGCTCGCGCCGCCCTCGACCACGCAGTCCAGCCCCGGCCCGCAGGAGCCCGGGGCGCACTCGCAGTGCCA comes from Cynocephalus volans isolate mCynVol1 chromosome 6, mCynVol1.pri, whole genome shotgun sequence and encodes:
- the UMOD gene encoding LOW QUALITY PROTEIN: uromodulin (The sequence of the model RefSeq protein was modified relative to this genomic sequence to represent the inferred CDS: inserted 1 base in 1 codon), yielding MGRLFSLTWMLMVVVVTSWFTGAATTNSSDISKWCSECHSNATCMEDGAVTTCSCQEGFTGDGLACEDLDECAVAGAHNCSANSHCVNTPGSYRCVCSAGFRATPGLGCVDVDECAEPGLSRCHALATCVNAEGSYSCVCPADYPGDGWHCECAPGSCGPGLDCVVEGGASVCADPCWAHRTLDEYWRSADYGAGYACDTNLRGWHRFVGPGGTRLAESCVPVQRCNTAAPLWLNGSHPSSAEGIVSRTACAHWSGHCCRWDVPVQVKACPGGYFVYNLTPAPECHLAYCTDPSSVEGTCEECGTDKYCEADDGRWHCHCRQDINITDVSLLERRLECGANDIKVSLGMCQLKSLGFQKVFMYLRDSQCSGFKEKGDRDWVSVVTPTQDGPCGTVMTRNETHATYSNTLYLADEIIIRDLNIKINFACSYPLDMKVSLKTSLEPMVSQTQERALRTNAGAWLSWRKKVAHCRXSAGASPAQAVPWSNVAMSQACSLNIGVGGTGTFTVRMALFQNPAYTHPYEGSSVVLSTEAFLYVGTMLDGGDLSRFALLMTNCYATPSSNATDPLKYFIIQDRCPRAQDSTIQVAENGESPQGRFSVQMFRFAGNYDLVYLHCEVHLCDTVHEKCKPTCSGTRFRSGVVVDQSRVLNLGPITRKSVQATVSRAASSSLGLLEVWLPLLLSATLTLTFQ